The genomic interval TCAAAGGATCTATTAATGATGAAAATACAAAGTGTTGACAGAACAAATGAGCTTTAGTacgaaaaaaagagaaaaaatatagttaaaaaatagaaattgatttgtttgaaaggcataaaaataaaaaatatagctTTATAAAATCTCCATTAAGTTACATTCACGTTACGCTTTTGGGTTCTTGCGAGTCGTCACTGTGGAGTATGTGACGTCTACTTCGACCAATCCTGTTGCTCCTCGGccgaaggggcggggcttgtctCCATGCTTCAGACTGGAATAGTGCAGAGACTcttcctgcagagacacaatgaAACGTTGATCAATAATATACGATTCTCAATCCGGACTGTTTGGATCAAGCAGCGATTGAAGATTCATATTTAAGTACAGCtgtttttgaaatattcaaACTTCACTTGATTTTGAGAGCAgctgagggaaggaaggaggagaagaagaaggaaacaaatAAGGAAAGACGGAAGGAAGGACGGAGGATTAGGAAGGAAACACAACAGGAGAATGATTTTATTTATCTACCATGTTTAGCCATTAGTTCATTTTAATCTCTTTATGAAATGAGATTTGATTATAGTTTGTTGATTAAGAGAAGAGATGGTCTTCATCACTGACCGCTGTGGCCTTCTGACCTCTGActcttcttctgcagcagcAAGCAGCGGTTTCACCTGGAGACAAAGAGATCTTCTCTGTAACGTGGATCAGCGCGTGTGTCCTCAGCGCCGTTACGtggattccaataactggctcAGTCGGACTGAAGTccaatgatccgtttcatgtaaacgcttttgtccgactacgatccgactgaCACGCCTGGATAGCTCCACCCGATCCGGTTGGTAGTTCGACTATCGCGGCACGTGACGGTggatcggatgaggaactggactcgAGATCCCGACgccgtcttctctccgttatcaaatcagccgatagcgccattcgcCTTCGCTGTGCTCCTGTTAGCATCATGCAGACAGTAGAGGGACGTAGCTTCACCTccctctccgctcgccatctttctcctaatgttgttgttgttgttgttgttgttgttggtcgtggtgaagcggtcaagcggaaatggctgcatcacaactagttgtaatgaaaacagcgccacctatcgtaccGGATGTGATGATATGCTCTCAGCCAATGATTCCATTTATTCACTGCTGTGTATATTGAGATAATAgaacctccccccgaaagattaCAATTACACcatcatgtacacacacagacacacacctgagtGCAGGCAGAGGCCAGCGATGGCGGCGAGGCCGAAGACGAGCACAGCGGGAAGAGCGCAGATCCCCGGACTCCAACATGGCCGCCGCGCCGCCCCCCCGGCTCCTGGAGGCACAGAACCACGGGGTCAACGCACGCCTATTGATCGCTTCTGGGAGACAACGGCCGTCATTGTGAACCGTTCAGAAAGACAGGAAGCAAATATGATACGTACATAATCATAATGAAGAgacatttattcattaaaaaacagtcaaatggCCACCTCATCCATCTAAAGCCCTCGGAGACTTTCACGCTCAGTGAGTCCCtgagggtcaggggtcaggggtcaagaCCAGCCTCCCCAGCACCTTCATCACATGGGATGTGAGGGCAACTGGTCGATAGTCACTGAGGCTAGATGGAGATGACGTCTTTGGGACGATGTCTTCCACAGCACGAGACGTCCTCCAGCTTCAAGCTCAGGTCAGGAGACGCTGCAGGACTTTAGACGGCTGGGTGGAGCAGCTCTTCACTGTGGGGCTTAGAAAGTTGGCCTCGAGGTCAAAAAGGTTAAGGACCTCAGGTCTGGAGGACTTCTGCATGACTTCTGCAATATGAGGTGACTTGTGCTTCCATCGACTTCCTGCCGCTCCCTCTGTTCCTGCTCCAATGTGACCCTCGACCTCGAGCTTAAGTCCCGGCTTAATAATTGGGGGCGAGACCCTTTCAGGTCATCAACGAAAACTTGACCCCTCCACCTTTATGAGGCTACGCTAACAGCGAGCTAACCACCGCTAACCGGTTTCCTGCGTCCTCGGTGTGGTTTAGAAGAAACATTTCACCACTGAAACTTCTGCTTTCCTCAGAAACGCCACCGTGAAGCAGAATGTTTCCATCATGACTCAAAGAACCTGCATCATCCTTTAAAACGTTAAAAACGGGTTGAAGATGAATCcagatatttacattatatatctatagatcagaaccagatgcagcccaccccGACCCAACGCGGGCCGGACCATTACGTCATCAGGACCAACAGtaaactttcatattaaggtggGGGGCCACAGAATATaagagtttgagacccctgctatAGATCTATAGATCTATAACACTGGGGGGTCGTTGCTGTTTCCCAGGGAGACTTGACTCACCCCCCACCACCAGGTGAAGTCCTCCCCCCACGCACACGCTCTCCTCGCAGCGGCCGGTGCAGAAGTACAGCCCggcgtcctcctccaccagcccccGGATGTCCAGGTGGACCGGCCCCCCCTCCGGGTGGCCCCTGCTGCCGAGGCGGCCTCCGCCCGCGCCGTGCAGGTTGACCGTGACGTCACCCAGCCTGCTCGGCCTCACCGTGAGCAGCGGCAGCGGCCGGTCGGAGCGCAGAAGGAACCACGTGATCCCGGACCTGGACGTCAGGTTACAGGTGAGCGAGACGTTGCCCCCCGCCGGGGCCACCAGGGCCGAGGACAGGTGATGTCCCGCCATACCTGGGGAGGGAGGACACCTCAGCACCaccttttgacattttgagaagTCACCTGAATCCCCCCCCCATTCGTCAGCTAGTATTATGTAGTATTACGAGCATGCGCagaataaactaaataaacaataagcTTCCCAGGTAAGCTCCAATCCCAAATCAATCAATGActtatcaatcaatcaataactTACAGATGAAAGCGAGGAGCCGCGCGACCCCCGTCATCGTCGAGAGGAGGAATGAGCCCACCAACCGTCGTCATTTCCCACGAAACGCCCCCGACACCAGACGACCTGCAGCGGGAAGCTTTCGTTTCTGCAGAAATCCCGTTGACTTCCACG from Gasterosteus aculeatus chromosome 10, fGasAcu3.hap1.1, whole genome shotgun sequence carries:
- the LOC144383491 gene encoding uncharacterized protein LOC144383491 isoform X3, coding for MTGVARLLAFICMAGHHLSSALVAPAGGNVSLTCNLTSRSGITWFLLRSDRPLPLLTVRPSRLGDVTVNLHGAGGGRLGSRGHPEGGPVHLDIRGLVEEDAGLYFCTGRCEESVCVGGGLHLVVGGAGGAARRPCWSPGICALPAVLVFGLAAIAGLCLHSGRVSALFQSEAWRQAPPLRPRSNRIGRSRRHILHSDDSQEPKSVT
- the LOC144383491 gene encoding uncharacterized protein LOC144383491 isoform X2; translated protein: MTGVARLLAFICMAGHHLSSALVAPAGGNVSLTCNLTSRSGITWFLLRSDRPLPLLTVRPSRLGDVTVNLHGAGGGRLGSRGHPEGGPVHLDIRGLVEEDAGLYFCTGRCEESVCVGGGLHLVVGGAGGAARRPCWSPGICALPAVLVFGLAAIAGLCLHSGETAACCCRRRVRGQKATASEAWRQAPPLRPRSNRIGRSRRHILHSDDSQEPKSVT
- the LOC144383491 gene encoding uncharacterized protein LOC144383491 isoform X1 is translated as MTGVARLLAFICMAGHHLSSALVAPAGGNVSLTCNLTSRSGITWFLLRSDRPLPLLTVRPSRLGDVTVNLHGAGGGRLGSRGHPEGGPVHLDIRGLVEEDAGLYFCTGRCEESVCVGGGLHLVVGGAGGAARRPCWSPGICALPAVLVFGLAAIAGLCLHSGETAACCCRRRVRGQKATAEESLHYSSLKHGDKPRPFGRGATGLVEVDVTYSTVTTRKNPKA
- the LOC144383491 gene encoding uncharacterized protein LOC144383491 isoform X4; the encoded protein is MTGVARLLAFICMAGHHLSSALVAPAGGNVSLTCNLTSRSGITWFLLRSDRPLPLLTVRPSRLGDVTVNLHGAGGGRLGSRGHPEGGPVHLDIRGLVEEDAGLYFCTGRCEESVCVGGGLHLVVGEAINRRALTPWFCASRSRGGGAAAMLESGDLRSSRCARLRPRRHRWPLPALRKSLCTIPV